The following coding sequences are from one Streptomyces sp. V3I7 window:
- a CDS encoding rod shape-determining protein yields MTVSLEQLRRCHFAVDLGAARTRVYVKGLGLVVDQPSVAAVNTRSGALIAVGEFAERMTGRTPSYIRVVRPVSGGTVVDIEMAQRMLRHLIGDKIRRALRRKARLRAAACTPHDADPLAQRATIETLVGLGARRVELVDTLIAAAVGCGLPVERPEGTMIIVCGAAATQVAVLSLGSIVTAVRIPVGGEAVDHAIVQHLRHEHELILPSQSVRPLQLALSGNGLTTQGPTSTEIHGRDVATGLARSVQVDTAAVRNAIETPLTAVLDGIGKVLRDCPPDLVADLVDRGIMMVGGSALLPGLDEMLRHATGMPVNIAERPDVCAVQGIGAMLEGRIEPLVLDPLAA; encoded by the coding sequence GTGACCGTCAGTCTGGAGCAGTTGCGCCGCTGCCACTTCGCCGTCGACCTCGGGGCGGCCCGCACCCGTGTCTATGTGAAGGGCCTCGGGCTCGTGGTCGACCAGCCGTCCGTCGCCGCCGTCAACACCCGCAGCGGCGCGCTCATCGCGGTGGGCGAGTTCGCGGAGCGGATGACCGGGCGCACGCCGAGCTACATCCGCGTCGTACGGCCGGTCTCCGGCGGCACCGTCGTCGACATCGAGATGGCCCAGCGCATGCTGCGCCATCTGATCGGCGACAAGATCCGCCGCGCGCTGCGCCGCAAGGCCCGGCTGCGCGCCGCCGCCTGCACCCCGCACGACGCCGACCCGCTGGCCCAGCGGGCGACGATCGAGACGCTCGTCGGCCTCGGCGCCCGGCGCGTCGAGCTCGTCGACACCCTCATCGCCGCCGCCGTGGGCTGCGGGCTCCCGGTCGAACGGCCCGAGGGCACCATGATCATCGTGTGCGGTGCCGCCGCCACCCAGGTCGCCGTGCTCTCCCTCGGCTCGATCGTCACCGCCGTACGGATCCCGGTGGGCGGCGAGGCCGTGGACCACGCGATCGTGCAGCACCTGCGCCACGAGCACGAGCTGATACTGCCCAGCCAGTCCGTACGCCCCCTCCAGCTCGCCCTCTCCGGCAACGGCCTCACCACGCAGGGGCCGACGTCCACGGAGATCCACGGACGGGACGTGGCCACCGGCCTCGCCCGCAGCGTGCAGGTCGACACCGCCGCCGTCCGCAACGCCATCGAGACCCCGCTCACGGCCGTCCTCGACGGCATCGGCAAGGTGCTCCGGGACTGCCCGCCCGACCTGGTCGCCGACCTCGTCGACCGCGGGATCATGATGGTCGGCGGCTCGGCCCTGCTCCCGGGCCTGGACGAGATGCTGCGGCACGCCACCGGCATGCCGGTCAACATCGCCGAACGGCCCGACGTCTGCGCCGTACAGGGCATCGGCGCCATGCTGGAGGGCCGGATCGAGCCGCTCGTCCTGGACCCGCTGGCCGCCTGA
- a CDS encoding LLM class flavin-dependent oxidoreductase, whose product MQFGIFTVGDVTPDPTTGRTPTEAERIQATVAIARKAEEVGLDVFATGEHHNPPFVPSSPTTLLAYIAAQTERIILSTSTTLITTNDPVKIAEDFSVLQHLSGGRTDVMLGRGNTGPVYPWFGQDIRNAIPLTVEHYDLLRRLWREEVVDWEGKFRSSLQGFTLAPRPLDDVPPFVWHASIRTPEVAELAAYFGDGFFANHIFWPASHTKQMVSLYRRRFAHYGHGTPEQAIVGLGGQIFMRPNSQDAVDEFRPYFDNAPVYGHGPSLEEFTDATPLTVGSPAQVIEKTLSFREYVGDYQRQLYLIDHAGLPLKTVLEQLDLLGEEVVPVLRKEFAVGRPADAPAAPTHASLLRAREAEAHSTGQGEGDDEGNPGAR is encoded by the coding sequence ATGCAGTTCGGCATCTTCACCGTCGGTGACGTCACCCCCGACCCGACCACCGGGCGCACCCCCACCGAGGCGGAGCGCATCCAGGCCACCGTCGCCATCGCACGCAAGGCCGAGGAGGTCGGGCTCGACGTGTTCGCCACCGGCGAGCACCACAACCCGCCCTTCGTGCCGTCCTCGCCGACGACGCTGCTCGCCTACATCGCCGCACAGACCGAGCGCATCATCCTGTCGACCTCGACCACGCTGATCACGACCAACGACCCGGTCAAGATCGCCGAGGACTTCAGCGTGCTCCAGCACCTGTCCGGCGGCCGTACGGACGTCATGCTGGGCCGCGGCAACACCGGCCCGGTCTATCCCTGGTTCGGGCAGGACATCCGCAACGCCATCCCGCTGACCGTCGAGCACTACGACCTGCTGCGCCGGCTGTGGCGCGAGGAGGTCGTGGACTGGGAGGGCAAGTTCCGCAGCTCCCTTCAGGGGTTCACGCTCGCGCCGCGCCCGCTGGACGACGTCCCGCCCTTCGTGTGGCACGCCTCCATCCGCACGCCCGAGGTGGCCGAGCTCGCCGCGTACTTCGGGGACGGGTTCTTCGCCAACCACATCTTCTGGCCCGCCTCGCACACGAAGCAGATGGTGAGCCTGTACCGCCGCCGGTTCGCGCACTACGGCCACGGCACCCCGGAGCAGGCGATCGTGGGCCTGGGCGGACAGATCTTCATGCGGCCCAACAGCCAGGACGCCGTCGACGAGTTCCGCCCCTACTTCGACAACGCCCCGGTCTACGGCCACGGGCCGTCGCTGGAGGAGTTCACCGACGCGACGCCGCTGACGGTCGGCTCACCGGCGCAGGTCATCGAGAAGACGCTGAGCTTCCGCGAGTACGTCGGTGACTACCAGCGCCAGCTCTATCTCATCGACCATGCCGGACTCCCCCTCAAGACGGTGCTCGAACAACTCGACCTGCTCGGCGAGGAGGTGGTCCCGGTGCTGCGCAAGGAGTTCGCCGTCGGCAGGCCGGCCGACGCCCCGGCGGCGCCGACCCACGCGTCGCTGCTGCGGGCACGCGAGGCCGAGGCGCACTCCACCGGTCAGGGCGAGGGGGACGACGAAGGGAATCCGGGAGCGCGATGA
- a CDS encoding CE1759 family FMN reductase, protein MKLTIITGGVREPSSTRLLADRLAAAVSKELEERGDTVELSFVELRPLAHPIMDAMLTGFTGEALESAFEEVRSADGVIAVTPAFNASFSGLFKSFFDVLPEETLADMPVLIAATGGTERHSLVLEHALRPMFSYLHAIVSPRPVYAATGDFGSQSGSAALGSRITSAADDFTRLLLACGPRTRRELADEDLAAMQRLLSDT, encoded by the coding sequence ATGAAACTCACGATCATCACCGGCGGCGTACGGGAGCCGTCCTCGACCCGGCTCCTCGCGGACCGGCTCGCGGCGGCCGTGTCCAAGGAACTGGAAGAGCGCGGCGACACCGTCGAGCTGTCGTTCGTGGAACTGCGTCCGCTGGCCCACCCGATCATGGACGCGATGCTGACCGGGTTCACCGGGGAAGCACTGGAGTCGGCGTTCGAGGAGGTCCGGAGCGCGGACGGCGTCATCGCCGTCACCCCCGCCTTCAACGCCTCCTTCAGCGGGCTGTTCAAGTCCTTCTTCGACGTGCTGCCGGAGGAGACCCTCGCGGACATGCCGGTCCTCATCGCGGCGACCGGCGGCACCGAGCGGCACTCCCTGGTCCTCGAACACGCCCTTCGGCCGATGTTCTCCTACCTGCACGCCATCGTCTCCCCCCGGCCGGTCTACGCCGCCACTGGCGACTTCGGCTCCCAGTCGGGGTCAGCGGCCCTGGGCTCACGGATCACCTCCGCCGCCGACGACTTCACCCGCCTGCTGCTGGCCTGCGGCCCGCGCACGCGGCGGGAGTTGGCGGACGAGGACCTGGCGGCGATGCAGCGGCTGCTGAGTGACACGTAG
- a CDS encoding DUF5996 family protein has protein sequence MSERLNAWPALDHEELAPMIDYVNRLIQVAGKYTLDEPFEVGWGNIVLDVTPRGLRTPTFRHGGVTFTVHHRLLDGDVVIEADNGTRTLPLSHGSVADFYTEFCEAAAELGIHRPHSSLICEIPDAPPTFEDDRTEYDWDPQAARRMWEALNLAAGGLEAWQAPFLGHRPRVGVMWGGFDLSATRWRAKPTVPPANRPPFQQNAQLDAYISVGFSFGDAHDPHLGMYAYIWPQPDGLENCTWGVEGAEWHPDAGLVRLPWDKLRATADPQQAIVRFGDAVYQAAVQTAGWPTDLMGPRVDGWYMSKTPPEEIVGKQHQGN, from the coding sequence GTGAGTGAACGTCTCAACGCGTGGCCGGCGCTCGACCACGAGGAACTGGCGCCGATGATCGACTACGTGAACCGGCTGATCCAGGTCGCCGGCAAGTACACCCTCGACGAACCCTTCGAGGTCGGCTGGGGGAACATCGTGCTCGACGTCACGCCCCGCGGACTGCGCACGCCGACCTTCCGGCACGGCGGTGTGACCTTCACCGTGCACCACCGCCTGCTCGACGGCGACGTGGTCATCGAGGCCGACAACGGCACCCGCACACTGCCCCTGTCCCACGGCTCCGTCGCCGACTTCTACACCGAGTTCTGCGAGGCGGCGGCCGAACTCGGCATCCACCGGCCGCACAGCTCGCTGATCTGCGAGATCCCCGACGCCCCGCCGACCTTCGAGGACGACCGCACCGAGTACGACTGGGACCCGCAGGCGGCCCGCCGCATGTGGGAGGCGCTGAACCTCGCCGCCGGCGGGCTGGAGGCCTGGCAGGCCCCCTTCCTCGGCCACCGGCCGCGCGTCGGCGTGATGTGGGGCGGCTTCGACCTCTCCGCCACGCGCTGGCGGGCCAAGCCCACCGTGCCGCCGGCGAACCGGCCGCCGTTCCAGCAGAACGCCCAGCTCGACGCGTACATCTCGGTGGGCTTCTCCTTCGGCGACGCCCACGACCCGCACCTCGGCATGTACGCCTACATCTGGCCCCAGCCGGACGGACTGGAGAACTGCACCTGGGGCGTCGAGGGCGCCGAGTGGCATCCCGACGCAGGGCTGGTGCGGCTGCCGTGGGACAAGCTGCGCGCGACGGCGGACCCGCAGCAGGCGATCGTGCGGTTCGGTGACGCCGTCTACCAGGCCGCCGTCCAGACGGCCGGCTGGCCCACCGACCTCATGGGCCCGCGCGTCGACGGCTGGTACATGAGCAAGACACCGCCCGAGGAGATCGTCGGGAAGCAGCACCAGGGGAACTGA